In one Sphingobium sp. MI1205 genomic region, the following are encoded:
- a CDS encoding 3-hydroxybutyrate dehydrogenase, which translates to MSKSLAGKTALITGSTSGIGLAYAKTLAAEGANIVINGFGDPHAIEQERLALEQASGAKALYSGHDLTKAAEIEAMMEEAAYTFGGVDILINNAGMQYVAPVEDFPVEKWDLIIALNLTSAFHTSRLAVPYMKSKKWGRIIQTASAHSLTASPFKSAYVTAKHGLAGLTKTLALELATFGVTANCISPGYVWTPLVENQIPDTMKARNMTREQVMNDVLLAGQPTKQFVTVDQVAAMALFLCSDAAANITGANMNIDGGWTAQ; encoded by the coding sequence ATGAGCAAGTCCCTCGCTGGAAAGACCGCCCTGATTACGGGCTCCACCTCCGGCATCGGCCTTGCCTATGCAAAGACGCTCGCCGCAGAAGGCGCGAATATCGTCATCAACGGCTTCGGCGATCCTCACGCGATCGAACAGGAACGGCTGGCGCTGGAACAGGCCAGCGGCGCCAAGGCGCTCTACAGCGGGCATGACCTGACCAAAGCGGCTGAAATCGAAGCGATGATGGAGGAGGCGGCCTACACATTCGGCGGCGTCGATATCCTCATCAACAATGCGGGTATGCAATATGTCGCCCCGGTGGAGGATTTCCCGGTCGAAAAATGGGACCTTATCATCGCGCTCAACCTGACCAGCGCTTTTCATACATCGCGGCTGGCCGTGCCCTATATGAAGTCGAAAAAATGGGGCCGCATCATCCAGACAGCAAGCGCCCATTCGCTTACCGCATCCCCTTTCAAGAGCGCCTATGTCACCGCCAAGCACGGCCTTGCGGGACTGACCAAGACGCTGGCGCTGGAACTGGCCACCTTCGGCGTGACGGCCAATTGCATCTCGCCCGGCTATGTCTGGACGCCGCTCGTCGAAAACCAGATTCCCGACACGATGAAGGCACGCAACATGACTCGCGAGCAGGTGATGAATGATGTGCTGCTCGCCGGTCAGCCGACCAAGCAGTTCGTGACGGTGGATCAGGTCGCCGCCATGGCGCTGTTCCTGTGCAGCGACGCGGCCGCCAATATCACCGGCGCGAACATGAACATCGACGGCGGTTGGACCGCCCAATGA